From one Melioribacteraceae bacterium genomic stretch:
- a CDS encoding beta-galactosidase, with translation MINLIKGNYVPFGSQYYRAPSPHREDWDRDLNRMSELGFNTIKYWIQWRWNNPAEGEYYFDDIDELMDLARKYNLKVMLNTIFDVAPAWIYEKYEDASMVTLSGRKIGPQTQPHRQIGGLGYCFNHDGVSKHFFDFLAASVERYKDHPALEIWNVGSEPELTSSMAEMRDYANDLNKMGDMLCFCDNCKTKFKKWLSTKYNSIEQLNISWNRNYTSFEQAEIPLTRNTFNDMIDWRMFFVYTLGENVKKRFEVAKEIDKGKHPLMCHHVFIQGFPVTSTASDPWNVGQYGDLHGFTQMDDAAMIDILRSCARGKPVISAEMLMLPGYTLNLPDIIDADDIKKFIFSGVAGNQKGFIFWQYRPEILGREAPTWGLSYLDGDETSNLKAYAEVGKVLNKNVDLVMDGEPEKAEVAIMYNPENQVFAWASTGREGSATDSILGIHKALYERNITSDFLHPKDFENGELDNYKVLVLPFPYLINKKIAEQIKTWVEKGGVILSESYTAGWNKEGGHHEKTVPGYGLHEVFGIKQRDVEPADDNNDVEIELTADLPLLKKGAKVIGSFVKETFEINGAKALAKFKDGKAAITISNYGKGKAIQIGSYAGMNYHRKGIDEIGRLFPSLIEYAIDLNKPKVKDDVKVRVDTLKDVKSLMLILQNKEVKEVSSEVVFNYDKEIELTEQFTGEKLKLTKTNNGVSCSFGLRAKEVKVYCG, from the coding sequence ATGATAAATCTTATAAAAGGAAATTACGTTCCATTCGGTTCTCAATATTATAGAGCTCCCTCACCGCATCGTGAGGATTGGGATCGTGACTTAAATCGAATGTCTGAACTCGGTTTTAATACGATAAAATATTGGATTCAGTGGCGATGGAATAATCCAGCTGAAGGTGAATATTATTTTGACGACATTGATGAGTTAATGGACTTAGCACGGAAGTATAACTTAAAGGTTATGCTTAATACAATTTTTGATGTTGCTCCGGCTTGGATTTATGAAAAATATGAAGATGCGTCGATGGTAACTTTAAGCGGAAGAAAAATCGGTCCGCAGACTCAGCCGCATCGTCAAATTGGCGGACTTGGTTACTGTTTTAATCACGATGGTGTAAGCAAACACTTTTTCGATTTCTTGGCAGCATCAGTAGAAAGATATAAAGATCATCCAGCTCTTGAAATTTGGAATGTAGGCAGCGAACCGGAATTGACAAGCAGCATGGCAGAGATGCGGGATTATGCAAACGACTTAAACAAAATGGGCGATATGCTCTGCTTCTGTGATAACTGCAAAACTAAATTCAAAAAATGGTTAAGCACAAAGTATAATTCAATCGAACAATTAAACATAAGCTGGAATAGAAATTATACATCATTTGAGCAAGCTGAAATTCCGTTAACAAGAAATACATTCAATGATATGATTGATTGGAGAATGTTTTTCGTTTACACTCTCGGTGAAAATGTTAAGAAAAGATTTGAAGTAGCAAAAGAGATTGACAAAGGAAAACATCCTTTAATGTGTCATCACGTTTTCATTCAAGGATTTCCCGTTACTTCAACAGCAAGCGATCCTTGGAATGTCGGACAATACGGCGACTTGCACGGTTTTACTCAAATGGATGATGCTGCGATGATTGATATTCTTCGTTCGTGTGCGAGAGGCAAACCTGTTATCTCCGCTGAAATGTTAATGCTTCCCGGCTACACACTTAATTTGCCGGATATAATTGATGCAGATGATATTAAGAAATTCATTTTCAGCGGTGTTGCCGGTAATCAAAAAGGATTCATCTTTTGGCAGTATCGCCCCGAAATTCTCGGAAGAGAAGCCCCAACATGGGGACTTTCTTATCTCGATGGAGACGAAACTTCAAACTTAAAAGCTTATGCCGAAGTCGGAAAAGTCTTAAATAAAAATGTTGATTTAGTGATGGACGGCGAACCGGAAAAAGCTGAAGTGGCGATTATGTATAATCCCGAAAACCAAGTATTTGCTTGGGCTTCAACCGGCAGAGAAGGAAGTGCAACCGATTCCATTTTAGGAATACACAAAGCACTCTATGAAAGAAACATTACAAGTGACTTTTTACATCCGAAAGACTTTGAAAATGGTGAACTCGATAACTATAAAGTTCTTGTTCTTCCTTTCCCTTATTTAATTAACAAAAAGATTGCTGAACAAATTAAAACTTGGGTTGAAAAAGGCGGAGTAATTTTAAGCGAAAGTTACACTGCCGGATGGAATAAAGAAGGTGGACATCACGAAAAAACAGTTCCAGGTTACGGACTTCACGAAGTTTTTGGAATCAAACAGCGTGATGTTGAACCAGCTGATGATAACAACGATGTAGAAATAGAACTAACAGCTGATTTACCGTTACTCAAAAAAGGTGCAAAAGTAATCGGAAGTTTTGTTAAAGAAACTTTTGAAATCAATGGTGCAAAGGCTTTGGCAAAATTTAAAGATGGTAAAGCAGCGATCACTATTTCAAATTACGGTAAAGGTAAGGCAATTCAAATCGGTTCATATGCCGGAATGAATTATCACAGAAAAGGCATTGATGAAATCGGAAGACTCTTCCCATCATTAATCGAATATGCAATTGACCTCAATAAACCAAAAGTAAAAGATGATGTTAAGGTAAGAGTTGATACATTGAAAGACGTAAAGAGTTTGATGCTCATTCTTCAAAATAAAGAAGTGAAAGAAGTGAGTTCTGAAGTTGTTTTTAATTATGATAAAGAAATTGAGTTGACAGAGCAGTTTACCGGTGAAAAGTTAAAACTCACAAAAACAAATAACGGTGTTTCATGTTCATTCGGTTTGAGAGCTAAGGAGGTAAAGGTTTACTGTGGGTAA
- a CDS encoding sugar phosphate isomerase/epimerase family protein, with protein MKLGYITACFPSLSLEEMVKWSADAGFQTLELAAWPVESDRDYQARQIDAANFTKDDAKRVKDLFTENNMEISAMAYYDNNMHPDLKKREYYINHLKKVIDTAEMLDVELVGTFVGSRPDKTPTENMKEIGEVFRDILKYAEDKGRKIMIENCPMENWVQFGLPGNYAYSPELWEALFNEVPSDNFGLNFDPSHLYWLGIDHIAALREFKSKIFHAHAKDTEILDDGVYSYGLFGKQIDPTPWKSGWWRYRMPGWGEIDWQKFISALQEEGYDNVLSIEHEDPVWEGSVEKTKKGLQLGLKHLSQFVI; from the coding sequence ATGAAATTAGGTTACATCACAGCTTGTTTCCCGAGTTTGAGTTTGGAAGAAATGGTAAAGTGGTCGGCTGATGCCGGATTCCAAACACTAGAACTTGCAGCTTGGCCGGTTGAAAGTGATAGAGATTATCAAGCTAGACAAATTGATGCAGCAAACTTTACGAAAGACGACGCAAAAAGAGTAAAGGATTTATTTACAGAAAACAATATGGAAATTTCTGCAATGGCTTATTATGATAATAACATGCATCCAGATTTAAAGAAAAGAGAATACTACATCAATCATCTTAAAAAAGTTATTGATACTGCAGAAATGTTGGATGTTGAGTTAGTCGGTACATTTGTCGGAAGCAGACCCGATAAGACACCGACGGAAAATATGAAAGAAATCGGTGAAGTTTTTCGTGACATATTAAAGTATGCTGAAGATAAAGGCAGAAAAATAATGATTGAAAACTGTCCGATGGAAAACTGGGTTCAATTCGGACTTCCGGGCAACTATGCATATTCGCCTGAACTTTGGGAAGCATTATTCAATGAAGTACCGAGTGATAATTTCGGATTGAACTTTGATCCCTCACATCTATACTGGCTCGGCATTGACCACATTGCAGCATTAAGAGAATTCAAATCAAAAATATTTCACGCTCACGCAAAGGATACAGAAATCTTAGATGACGGAGTTTACAGTTACGGTCTCTTCGGAAAACAAATAGATCCGACACCTTGGAAATCCGGCTGGTGGCGTTACAGAATGCCAGGCTGGGGAGAAATAGATTGGCAGAAATTTATCTCAGCTTTACAAGAAGAAGGATATGATAATGTTCTTTCAATCGAGCATGAAGACCCGGTTTGGGAAGGTTCGGTTGAGAAAACAAAGAAAGGTTTGCAGCTAGGACTCAAACATTTATCTCAATTTGTGATATAA
- a CDS encoding Gfo/Idh/MocA family oxidoreductase encodes MKRIKTAVIGSGFMGGAHIEALQRIGGVDVVAIASDDKTGASELQSKYDIPKYYKDWQELMNDDEVEVIHNCTPNFLHFEINKAAIEAGKHILSEKPLTLTANESDQLLALLKRKNVVNGINFNYRFYPLVQNARVEIEKGNLGDIYLVHGNYLQDWLYYDTDYNWRLETELSGTSRAIADVGSHWCDTVQFVTGQKITRVFANLVTIHKKRKKPTKQVATFKGKEELGSTEYQEIEINTEDAGSVLIQFENGTQGVFTVSQVSAGRKNHFSFDIDGSKKAISWNQERPNEMWVGYREKPNEILIKDPALIDESVRKYASYPGGHPEGYPDGPKNLFANFYQFIREGKDPQKEKSDFPTFADGHIENKIVEAILKSNKEQMWIEV; translated from the coding sequence ATGAAACGTATTAAAACAGCGGTTATCGGTTCGGGATTTATGGGCGGTGCGCACATCGAAGCACTGCAGAGAATCGGTGGAGTTGATGTTGTTGCAATTGCTTCCGATGATAAAACCGGTGCAAGTGAATTACAATCAAAATATGATATTCCAAAGTATTATAAAGATTGGCAAGAATTAATGAATGATGATGAAGTTGAAGTAATACATAACTGTACTCCTAACTTTCTTCACTTTGAAATAAATAAAGCTGCAATCGAAGCAGGCAAACATATTCTTTCTGAAAAACCGTTAACTCTTACTGCAAATGAATCTGATCAACTTTTAGCACTATTGAAAAGGAAAAATGTAGTCAACGGAATCAACTTCAATTATAGATTTTATCCGTTGGTGCAGAACGCACGAGTTGAGATTGAAAAAGGAAATCTCGGCGATATTTATTTAGTTCACGGAAATTATTTACAGGATTGGCTTTACTACGATACCGATTACAATTGGAGATTGGAGACCGAGTTGAGTGGTACTTCACGCGCAATTGCTGATGTTGGTTCGCATTGGTGTGATACTGTTCAATTTGTAACTGGACAAAAAATTACACGTGTCTTCGCAAATTTGGTAACGATTCACAAGAAACGAAAAAAACCTACAAAACAAGTAGCAACATTTAAGGGGAAGGAAGAACTCGGTTCAACCGAGTATCAAGAAATTGAAATCAATACGGAAGATGCCGGTTCCGTTTTAATCCAATTTGAAAACGGAACTCAAGGAGTTTTCACTGTTTCGCAAGTTAGTGCGGGAAGAAAAAATCATTTTAGTTTTGATATTGACGGAAGTAAAAAAGCAATCTCTTGGAATCAAGAAAGACCGAATGAAATGTGGGTTGGTTATCGAGAGAAACCAAATGAAATACTTATTAAAGACCCTGCGTTGATTGACGAGAGTGTAAGAAAGTATGCGAGTTATCCCGGCGGACATCCTGAAGGTTATCCTGATGGACCAAAAAATTTATTTGCAAACTTCTATCAATTCATTCGCGAGGGAAAAGATCCGCAAAAAGAAAAATCGGATTTCCCCACATTCGCGGACGGACACATTGAAAACAAAATTGTAGAAGCAATTCTAAAAAGTAATAAAGAACAAATGTGGATTGAAGTCTAA
- a CDS encoding DUF6259 domain-containing protein gives MRTNIQSDSLRIDFAEDFSIDGLFILKESTKVCANGEQSIIIRTHNAVSDPAVLQKVKSIEKNENSIQFYFADEGKEYSAIVEFFKSNKGVLVKVKVEAPRPIWLVEWKLNGFDFDEVLVPALGGQSISKDMPKGKTLSYKYPFWWNSQFVIGKTINGGLIFRSEDKSNELKLLRVSKTKNNFEITFGHEAAAPLNSNHLEYEFFIEVFEGDWKCGVNIHKKWMKENFNLVDYKKHPHYPEWMENINFILEPWGARKGTKAHHTFDQIVDRLHDWKKLHDPNQTLLYLPGYAQNGVDSNAPNYDPSEQCGGPEKFKVLVDTAHRLGYKVMIHTNILAMTFVHPLYEEYKKFTTTDPWGRELTWGLDIDGDWLPEPFFAYMNPGYNEWGDLMTKVLGDLINKYKLDAVFVDQTLLAFNNNRGPNFIQGMHDHIKRLQEEFPRVLFAGEGINERVLPRLPVVQIHGIDSIAEVHGMDDRVQWRNVHPISSYLFGDYTKFMAHLLTKHTSDPMFKLQEESYAKLNVIPSLSLYSYEQEMDTPETRKMIERAKRLNKE, from the coding sequence ATGAGGACAAACATTCAGTCAGATTCATTGCGAATCGATTTTGCAGAAGACTTTTCAATTGATGGTCTTTTTATTTTAAAAGAAAGCACAAAGGTTTGTGCCAATGGTGAGCAATCTATTATCATTAGAACTCACAATGCAGTTTCAGATCCGGCAGTGCTTCAAAAAGTTAAGTCAATTGAGAAAAACGAAAATTCAATTCAGTTCTATTTTGCGGATGAAGGCAAAGAATATTCAGCGATCGTGGAATTTTTTAAATCAAACAAAGGTGTGTTGGTTAAAGTTAAAGTCGAGGCACCACGCCCGATTTGGTTAGTGGAGTGGAAGTTAAATGGATTTGATTTTGACGAAGTATTGGTTCCTGCTTTGGGCGGTCAATCAATCAGCAAGGATATGCCGAAAGGGAAAACTCTTTCATACAAATATCCTTTCTGGTGGAATTCACAGTTTGTAATCGGCAAAACTATAAATGGTGGATTAATTTTCCGGTCTGAAGATAAATCAAACGAATTAAAATTGTTAAGAGTAAGTAAAACTAAAAATAATTTTGAAATTACATTCGGACACGAAGCCGCAGCTCCCCTTAATTCCAATCATCTTGAATATGAATTTTTTATAGAAGTATTTGAAGGTGATTGGAAATGTGGTGTTAATATTCACAAGAAATGGATGAAGGAAAATTTCAACTTGGTTGATTACAAAAAACATCCACATTATCCCGAGTGGATGGAAAATATAAATTTTATTCTTGAACCTTGGGGAGCAAGAAAAGGAACTAAAGCTCATCATACATTTGATCAAATAGTTGACCGACTTCATGATTGGAAAAAACTACACGATCCAAATCAAACTTTGCTATACTTGCCCGGCTATGCTCAGAACGGAGTTGATTCAAATGCTCCAAACTATGATCCAAGTGAACAATGTGGTGGACCTGAAAAATTCAAAGTTCTTGTAGATACTGCACATAGACTCGGCTATAAAGTAATGATTCACACAAATATTTTGGCAATGACTTTTGTTCATCCTTTGTATGAAGAATACAAAAAGTTTACAACAACCGATCCATGGGGACGAGAACTTACTTGGGGATTAGATATCGATGGTGATTGGCTGCCCGAACCTTTCTTTGCTTATATGAATCCAGGTTACAATGAATGGGGAGATTTGATGACTAAAGTTCTCGGAGATTTAATTAACAAGTATAAACTCGATGCAGTATTTGTCGATCAAACACTGCTTGCATTTAACAATAATCGAGGACCGAATTTTATTCAAGGAATGCACGATCATATTAAACGATTGCAAGAAGAATTCCCAAGGGTACTTTTTGCTGGAGAAGGTATTAACGAAAGAGTTCTGCCGAGACTGCCGGTTGTTCAAATTCATGGCATTGACAGTATTGCCGAAGTTCATGGAATGGATGACAGAGTTCAATGGCGAAACGTTCATCCAATTTCATCTTATTTGTTTGGTGATTACACAAAGTTTATGGCGCATCTTTTAACCAAACACACATCCGATCCGATGTTCAAACTGCAGGAGGAATCATATGCAAAGTTGAATGTCATTCCGTCATTAAGTCTCTATAGCTATGAACAAGAAATGGATACACCTGAAACTCGCAAGATGATTGAAAGAGCAAAAAGATTAAACAAGGAGTAA
- a CDS encoding ureidoglycolate lyase, translating into MSYFNKLNRLQRIMITINSKPITEDNFIKFGKVVKSPKGEPTAQATDFKFWSDIANYEIDGATEIGICTVYKQPKSIINGMERHLDTPEILIPIDAPFVLPLLKEGEAEEQSEAFQVDIGEAVVIDKAVWHGACLPVGKEESSYFVIFKKGTPNEDVYKKDIKEIELQF; encoded by the coding sequence ATGAGTTATTTTAATAAGTTAAATAGATTACAAAGAATTATGATTACAATAAACTCAAAACCAATAACCGAAGACAACTTCATAAAATTCGGTAAGGTAGTTAAGTCACCCAAAGGTGAACCGACAGCACAGGCCACGGATTTCAAATTTTGGTCGGATATTGCAAATTATGAAATTGATGGAGCAACAGAAATCGGGATATGTACGGTTTACAAACAACCGAAAAGTATTATAAACGGAATGGAGCGGCATCTTGACACTCCCGAAATTTTAATTCCGATTGATGCGCCGTTTGTTCTTCCGTTATTAAAAGAAGGCGAAGCCGAAGAACAATCTGAGGCATTTCAAGTTGATATCGGTGAAGCTGTAGTAATCGATAAAGCAGTTTGGCACGGAGCATGTCTGCCAGTTGGAAAAGAAGAATCATCTTACTTTGTGATATTTAAAAAAGGAACACCTAACGAAGACGTTTACAAAAAAGATATAAAAGAAATCGAACTTCAATTTTGA
- a CDS encoding aldo/keto reductase, producing MKYRKFGNMNWEISEIGFGAWAIGGGWGPQSDDESIKALHRALDLGVNFIDTAQGYGEGKSEEIIGKVLKERTEEIFVATKVPPKEFDWPAKIDYDARKAFPKEFIIEECEKSLKRLQRDYIDVYQFHTWSMRFNDQLEWFEAFEKLKKDGKIRASGASVPDIDPYFIDGAVVEGKIDSIQLIYNLFEQFPAWNTLKVCKANNIGVIVRVPFDEGALTGKYNLATTFPEGDVRQHYFRGNNLKAVVDKVSEIKKYKDEKHPNLSMADFALKFCLSNDSVSTVIPGIRNIKQAEMNSAVSNGNYFPKDEIKELEQFAWRKDFWNEEVS from the coding sequence ATGAAATACAGAAAATTCGGAAATATGAATTGGGAAATTTCAGAAATCGGTTTCGGAGCTTGGGCTATCGGCGGCGGATGGGGACCGCAGAGTGATGACGAGTCAATCAAAGCTCTTCACCGTGCGCTTGATCTCGGTGTGAATTTTATCGATACGGCTCAAGGTTACGGTGAGGGTAAAAGCGAAGAGATAATCGGTAAAGTATTGAAGGAAAGAACGGAAGAAATATTTGTTGCCACAAAAGTTCCTCCCAAAGAATTCGATTGGCCGGCAAAAATTGATTACGATGCACGTAAAGCTTTCCCGAAAGAATTTATAATTGAAGAATGTGAAAAATCATTAAAGAGACTACAGCGCGATTATATTGATGTTTATCAATTTCATACTTGGTCAATGCGCTTTAATGACCAACTTGAATGGTTTGAAGCATTTGAGAAATTAAAGAAGGATGGCAAAATAAGAGCATCCGGAGCTTCGGTTCCCGATATCGATCCTTACTTTATCGATGGAGCTGTGGTAGAAGGAAAAATCGATTCGATTCAACTAATCTATAATTTATTCGAACAGTTTCCGGCTTGGAATACATTAAAAGTTTGTAAAGCGAATAACATCGGAGTAATTGTTCGTGTTCCCTTTGATGAAGGTGCTTTAACGGGTAAGTATAATTTGGCTACAACTTTTCCCGAAGGTGATGTAAGACAGCATTACTTCCGCGGAAATAATTTGAAAGCGGTTGTTGATAAAGTTAGCGAGATAAAAAAATATAAAGATGAAAAACATCCTAACTTATCAATGGCTGACTTTGCATTAAAATTCTGTTTAAGCAATGATTCAGTGTCTACTGTAATCCCGGGGATTAGAAATATCAAGCAGGCGGAAATGAACAGCGCGGTTAGTAACGGAAATTATTTTCCAAAAGATGAAATCAAAGAGTTGGAACAATTCGCTTGGCGAAAAGATTTTTGGAATGAGGAAGTAAGCTAA
- the rbsD gene encoding D-ribose pyranase, whose translation MKKSGILNAPLSEIVARLGHTDKLVICDSGLPIPQNAFVIDLAVTNNVPRFIEVLNVVMQELAVEKIIIADQLFTSGNGVLEDIKKITDGILLEHVDHEEFKNITRSGNNVYFVRTGDITPYANIILECGVTF comes from the coding sequence ATGAAAAAATCCGGAATTCTTAATGCACCACTTTCAGAGATTGTAGCAAGACTTGGTCATACAGATAAACTTGTTATATGTGATAGTGGATTACCGATTCCACAAAATGCATTCGTTATTGATCTTGCTGTTACAAACAATGTACCTAGATTTATCGAAGTATTAAATGTTGTTATGCAAGAATTAGCGGTAGAAAAAATTATTATCGCTGATCAACTATTTACGAGTGGAAATGGTGTTTTAGAAGATATCAAAAAAATAACAGACGGTATTTTACTTGAGCATGTTGATCATGAAGAATTTAAAAACATAACACGCAGCGGAAATAATGTTTACTTTGTGAGAACCGGTGACATTACGCCTTATGCCAATATCATACTTGAATGTGGAGTAACTTTTTAA
- the rbsK gene encoding ribokinase, with product MKKEGVLVVGSANMDLVVTSERFPNPGETVFGKNFAMFPGGKGANQAVSCAKLGGLTYFLGKMGNDDFQSSLIRSLNESGVNISDVLIENGAQTGVALISVDGSGENEIIVISGTNMRFTTNDLLKKQEYFSKVKVVLSQLEIPIQTVTLAAQLAKQNGAIFILNPAPAAPLSDELFSFIDYLTPNESELEILSGINIVDKSSAEKASRVLLQKGLKNVLVTLGEKGSLLVNNNSVKHFETYKVKAVDTTAAGDSFNGALAYSLSIGKSIEEAIHFASYAAAISVTRMGAQTSMPTLREVESLL from the coding sequence ATGAAGAAGGAAGGTGTATTAGTTGTCGGCAGTGCAAATATGGATCTTGTCGTTACAAGTGAAAGATTTCCTAATCCGGGTGAAACAGTTTTTGGAAAGAATTTTGCAATGTTTCCGGGCGGGAAGGGTGCTAACCAAGCTGTAAGTTGTGCTAAACTAGGCGGTCTAACATATTTCTTAGGTAAGATGGGTAACGATGATTTTCAATCGTCTTTAATAAGATCATTAAATGAAAGCGGAGTGAATATATCCGATGTTTTAATTGAAAATGGTGCACAAACCGGAGTTGCACTTATCAGTGTAGATGGATCGGGTGAAAATGAAATAATTGTTATATCCGGAACGAATATGCGTTTCACGACAAATGATTTGCTTAAAAAACAAGAATACTTTTCTAAAGTAAAAGTAGTTCTTTCCCAGCTTGAAATTCCTATTCAGACTGTTACATTAGCGGCACAATTGGCTAAGCAAAACGGTGCAATTTTTATATTAAATCCCGCACCGGCTGCTCCATTGAGTGATGAATTGTTTTCATTTATTGATTACCTCACACCTAATGAATCCGAACTTGAAATTCTTTCAGGTATAAACATTGTCGATAAGAGTTCAGCTGAAAAGGCTTCAAGAGTTCTTTTGCAAAAGGGACTAAAAAATGTTTTAGTGACTCTTGGAGAGAAAGGTTCTTTATTAGTGAACAATAACTCTGTAAAACATTTTGAGACTTACAAAGTTAAGGCAGTGGATACAACTGCGGCAGGTGATAGTTTTAACGGAGCACTTGCTTACTCGTTATCAATAGGAAAATCAATCGAAGAGGCGATTCATTTTGCAAGTTATGCAGCTGCTATTTCGGTTACTAGAATGGGTGCTCAAACATCAATGCCGACTTTGAGAGAAGTAGAAAGTTTACTCTAA